A portion of the Halobacillus ihumii genome contains these proteins:
- a CDS encoding o-succinylbenzoate--CoA ligase, with product MNEIPHWLEKQYELQPEATAIEYSERQSLSYSALREESRGLARGLMNEGVKAGDHVAILSSNRIEFPVCIHALSYIGAVVICLNIRLTPEELAYQMKDGEISALIVDPDFEDKSLRSVEKVSLNHIDFINMSRLPKSDEPFDLKEQLCLDDVFTMMYTSGTTGKPKAVMHTYGNHWFSAIGSALNLGLSQSDKWLICLPMFHVGGFSLLMKNVIYGMPIRLLSHFNARVINNEIRHHGVTMVSVVTVMLQRLIRDLEQEHYPSSFRCFLLGGGPVPKPLLKEANKKGIPVFQTYGMTETSSQIATLSPGDAFNKLGSAGKALAPATLKVMVDGIPAKAYETGEIYVKGPMVSRGYYKRPGNNSEYLATGDAGYLDEEGFLYVVDRVKDMIISGGENIYPAEIESVIMGLEEVEEVGVAGAADEEWGEVPVAFVVLRAGAELSFEKLVTYCRQHLASYKTPKQLFIIQELPRNASNKIVRRKLFEHAQGDVI from the coding sequence ATGAACGAAATTCCTCATTGGCTGGAGAAGCAGTATGAACTGCAGCCAGAAGCCACAGCAATTGAATATAGTGAACGGCAATCTTTAAGTTATTCGGCTTTAAGAGAAGAAAGTCGAGGACTGGCCAGAGGGTTAATGAATGAGGGAGTAAAAGCTGGTGACCATGTGGCCATATTGTCATCTAATCGAATAGAGTTTCCCGTTTGTATTCACGCACTAAGTTATATTGGAGCGGTTGTGATCTGCTTAAACATCAGATTAACACCGGAAGAACTTGCCTACCAAATGAAAGATGGCGAAATTTCTGCATTGATTGTTGACCCTGATTTTGAAGACAAGTCCCTACGCTCTGTCGAAAAGGTCTCGTTAAATCATATAGATTTTATCAATATGAGTCGTTTGCCAAAGTCCGATGAGCCATTTGATTTAAAAGAACAGCTTTGTTTAGATGATGTATTTACCATGATGTATACATCGGGTACAACCGGAAAACCAAAAGCTGTTATGCATACTTATGGAAACCACTGGTTCAGCGCTATCGGTTCAGCTCTTAACTTAGGTTTGTCGCAATCGGACAAGTGGCTGATTTGCCTGCCTATGTTTCATGTTGGTGGTTTTTCCTTACTCATGAAAAATGTTATTTACGGAATGCCAATTCGTCTGTTGTCGCATTTTAATGCCCGCGTGATCAATAATGAGATTCGTCATCATGGTGTAACGATGGTTTCCGTGGTAACGGTTATGCTTCAAAGATTGATACGAGACTTAGAACAAGAGCATTATCCTTCATCCTTTAGGTGTTTTTTATTAGGCGGTGGACCGGTTCCTAAACCGTTATTAAAGGAGGCTAATAAAAAAGGGATTCCTGTCTTTCAAACGTATGGTATGACAGAAACCAGTTCTCAAATTGCCACATTAAGCCCCGGAGACGCTTTTAATAAACTTGGCTCAGCAGGAAAAGCCCTGGCTCCAGCTACGCTGAAAGTTATGGTGGATGGAATCCCTGCTAAAGCGTATGAGACAGGGGAAATCTACGTTAAAGGGCCGATGGTGTCGCGAGGGTACTATAAAAGACCAGGAAACAACTCCGAATATTTGGCAACAGGTGATGCAGGATATTTGGATGAGGAAGGATTTCTGTATGTTGTAGACCGCGTCAAAGATATGATTATTTCTGGAGGAGAAAATATTTATCCAGCAGAAATCGAGAGCGTTATAATGGGACTTGAGGAAGTTGAAGAAGTTGGGGTAGCTGGTGCAGCAGATGAAGAATGGGGAGAAGTGCCTGTGGCTTTTGTGGTCCTCCGGGCAGGAGCAGAACTTTCATTTGAAAAGCTGGTCACCTATTGCCGCCAACATCTGGCCTCCTATAAAACACCAAAACAACTGTTCATTATACAAGAGCTGCCAAGAAACGCATCAAATAAAATTGTCAGACGGAAATTATTTGAGCATGCGCAAGGGGACGTAATTTAA